One Aneurinibacillus migulanus genomic region harbors:
- a CDS encoding APC family permease: MEEIKLKRTLGFWAAYSASVGLVVSGTAMVVLGNGYGVGGPAFSIVAFISLLIILCVALSYSELAAMIPGAGMIGEYTISALGKLPALFAVLAGYIVLVGTDGGANMIVGGQTFETLTGVPWYITVFVLLGFLVAINLMGVAVFGKVQSVLAIGMMTLLALLGIWGLTGFGLENQLAELPPFSPLTWKEQAATLGVAIWLFIGMEFVTPLAEEIKNPGRNIPLAMLFGCFTIWFVDLLFGLGVTKYIELDKLAASTIPHVEGAQAMLGNPGLIIMGTVSILAAVTTCDTYLVAVPRMLYGLSREGMLPKFFSYLHPTTRTPWYGIFFVVALILVVIVYAFINNANIELITTMISVACATWLMSYIIAQVNVIVLRKKYPAQKRPFKTPLFPLPQVIGIAACTYMIYTLYVDITVLQISLCVIAAILLFCVAYLKGTGQKLFVPVPLEHIYEGIRKRSEIEDENGESNGGTKLDISS, from the coding sequence TTGGAAGAAATTAAATTAAAACGCACACTTGGATTTTGGGCCGCCTATTCCGCTTCGGTCGGGCTGGTTGTATCGGGGACGGCTATGGTTGTATTAGGGAATGGCTATGGTGTCGGAGGACCGGCCTTTAGTATTGTCGCCTTTATATCGTTGCTTATTATCCTATGTGTAGCGTTATCGTATTCGGAATTGGCAGCCATGATTCCAGGTGCCGGTATGATCGGTGAGTATACAATATCTGCGCTCGGAAAATTACCTGCCTTATTCGCTGTATTAGCAGGATATATTGTACTAGTGGGGACGGACGGGGGCGCTAATATGATAGTAGGGGGGCAAACGTTCGAAACATTAACAGGCGTACCATGGTATATTACAGTATTCGTTTTACTCGGTTTTTTGGTAGCTATCAATCTTATGGGGGTCGCCGTATTCGGTAAAGTGCAATCCGTACTGGCGATTGGAATGATGACATTATTAGCCCTACTTGGGATATGGGGATTAACCGGATTTGGTCTGGAAAATCAATTGGCTGAATTACCGCCTTTTTCTCCTTTGACATGGAAAGAGCAAGCCGCCACGCTGGGAGTAGCTATCTGGCTTTTTATCGGAATGGAGTTCGTAACCCCGCTGGCTGAAGAAATTAAAAATCCGGGCAGAAATATTCCACTGGCGATGCTGTTCGGTTGCTTTACAATCTGGTTTGTCGATTTGTTATTCGGACTTGGAGTGACAAAATACATTGAATTGGACAAGCTGGCCGCATCGACCATCCCGCATGTGGAAGGAGCACAGGCCATGCTTGGAAACCCCGGTCTTATTATCATGGGAACGGTATCGATTCTGGCGGCTGTGACTACATGCGATACTTATTTGGTCGCTGTGCCGAGAATGTTGTACGGATTATCGAGAGAAGGAATGCTTCCAAAATTTTTCTCTTATCTTCATCCAACAACGCGAACACCGTGGTATGGTATCTTTTTTGTCGTAGCACTCATTCTTGTTGTAATTGTGTACGCTTTTATTAACAACGCGAACATCGAGTTAATTACGACAATGATTTCCGTCGCCTGTGCCACCTGGCTCATGTCATACATTATTGCCCAGGTAAATGTTATCGTACTGCGTAAGAAATACCCAGCCCAGAAGCGACCGTTTAAAACACCGCTTTTTCCGTTGCCCCAGGTTATTGGAATCGCAGCGTGTACGTATATGATTTACACATTATACGTCGATATAACGGTGCTGCAAATCTCTTTATGCGTCATCGCAGCCATCCTATTGTTTTGTGTAGCTTACCTGAAAGGGACTGGACAAAAGCTGTTTGTCCC
- a CDS encoding ABC transporter ATP-binding protein, whose translation MVRQGKLLEVQDVQKNYGKKNNITKALNGVSFDVLPGEFLGIMGPSGSGKTTLLNCIATIIKPTSGRVLLNGKNISAFDSKDLAEYRGSRIGYLFQDFELLDNLTGQENILLPLSIHGVDFTKARAKLDELAGFLEITDILHKFPSQMSGGQKQRVAAARCLISDPDIVLADEPTGALDTRSARTLMNKLEGINRSRGRTILMVSHDPSAASFCSRILFIQDGVIFHELRRKHDESQEKFYERILQLLAQLGGGSANVL comes from the coding sequence GTGGTCAGACAAGGAAAATTACTAGAGGTTCAAGACGTACAAAAAAACTACGGAAAGAAGAACAATATAACAAAAGCTTTAAACGGTGTTAGTTTTGATGTTCTTCCAGGGGAATTCTTAGGAATAATGGGACCAAGTGGTTCTGGTAAAACGACATTATTAAACTGCATTGCAACAATAATAAAACCAACATCTGGGCGTGTACTTTTAAATGGTAAAAATATCAGTGCTTTTGACAGTAAGGATTTAGCTGAGTATCGCGGTAGTCGAATTGGATATTTGTTTCAAGACTTTGAATTACTGGATAATCTAACTGGACAAGAAAATATACTATTACCATTATCTATTCATGGGGTGGATTTTACAAAAGCACGAGCTAAATTAGATGAGCTAGCAGGTTTTTTAGAAATTACAGATATCCTTCATAAATTCCCATCTCAGATGTCTGGGGGACAAAAGCAAAGGGTAGCTGCTGCACGTTGTTTAATTTCTGATCCAGATATCGTTCTTGCGGATGAACCGACAGGGGCATTGGACACACGCTCTGCAAGAACTTTAATGAATAAGTTGGAAGGTATTAATAGAAGTAGAGGAAGAACGATTTTAATGGTCAGCCACGATCCTAGTGCAGCAAGTTTTTGCTCAAGAATCCTTTTCATTCAAGATGGTGTCATATTTCATGAACTGCGTCGCAAACATGATGAGTCACAAGAGAAATTTTATGAAAGAATTTTGCAGTTACTAGCTCAGCTTGGGGGAGGAAGCGCAAATGTTCTCTAG
- a CDS encoding flavin monoamine oxidase family protein: MSRTSLFRQLKASASIAGEAASRNITVEQVMEERAERNLSRREFLKGAVLTAATLAVPSAIWNMGTHLVRAETAPRIAIIGAGLAGLTCAYRLQQAGFSAKIYEASNRIGGRCWSIRNKFADGQIAEHGGELLDSNHDAIIRLTKELGLKLDNVIEAEKKGTESLYYFEGKPYTFGEATQTFHHIWDKLQADVIAADYPTQYNQYTPRGLQLDHMSIIDWINESVPGGMSSQFGKLLDVAYNTMMGGESSEQSALGLLYLLGYSDKHRFDLYGPSDEMYHVRGGNDQIPTRLAKALEHQIQTSSPLVAIHKNTDDSYRLSFTGSGPQEVTADIVVLALPFSVLRTIDYSRAGFRPLKETAIAEIGMGTNTKLALQFDERLWEKLNCNGATFADTGYQQTWEVSRAQPGKSGILVNFTGGDIGASFNRGTAQSRAREFLRQFEPVLPGISAKWNGIATLDYWTGYKWTNGSYSYYKVGQYTKFAGIEREAEGQCYFVGEHTSLDSQGYLNGAVDSAELVATALIKKLKARVMA, encoded by the coding sequence ATGTCACGTACTTCTTTATTTCGCCAATTGAAAGCATCTGCCTCTATTGCTGGAGAAGCTGCATCAAGAAATATAACAGTGGAGCAAGTTATGGAAGAGCGAGCGGAAAGGAATCTTTCACGACGAGAATTTTTAAAAGGTGCTGTTTTAACGGCTGCTACTCTGGCGGTTCCGTCTGCAATCTGGAATATGGGAACCCATCTGGTCCGTGCGGAAACAGCGCCGCGCATTGCAATTATTGGTGCAGGACTTGCCGGTCTTACATGTGCGTATCGTTTACAGCAAGCGGGTTTTTCTGCGAAGATTTACGAAGCTTCGAATCGAATCGGGGGTCGCTGCTGGAGCATCCGGAATAAGTTTGCTGATGGGCAAATTGCCGAGCATGGCGGTGAATTGCTTGATTCCAATCATGATGCGATTATTCGTCTTACTAAAGAATTAGGCTTGAAGTTAGATAATGTAATCGAGGCGGAAAAGAAAGGAACCGAGTCTTTATATTATTTTGAGGGGAAGCCGTATACGTTTGGAGAAGCTACACAAACATTCCATCACATATGGGACAAGCTGCAAGCAGACGTGATAGCTGCCGATTATCCTACCCAATATAATCAATATACACCACGGGGCTTGCAGTTAGATCATATGTCTATTATCGATTGGATTAACGAAAGCGTACCAGGCGGGATGAGCTCGCAGTTCGGAAAGCTGTTAGACGTTGCGTACAATACGATGATGGGTGGCGAGTCAAGCGAGCAAAGCGCCTTAGGTCTGCTATACCTGCTTGGCTATTCCGATAAACATAGATTCGACCTATATGGTCCCTCTGATGAAATGTATCACGTACGCGGTGGGAACGATCAAATACCGACACGATTGGCAAAAGCACTAGAACACCAGATACAGACATCTTCCCCACTTGTTGCCATCCATAAGAACACGGACGATTCTTATCGCCTGTCTTTTACCGGTTCCGGTCCGCAAGAAGTAACAGCAGATATCGTTGTGCTTGCTTTACCGTTCTCTGTTTTGCGTACGATTGATTATAGCCGTGCAGGCTTCAGACCGTTAAAAGAAACAGCAATCGCTGAAATTGGCATGGGAACGAATACAAAGTTAGCGCTTCAATTCGATGAACGGCTTTGGGAAAAGCTGAATTGCAACGGTGCCACATTTGCTGATACAGGATACCAGCAAACATGGGAGGTTTCACGGGCTCAACCCGGAAAATCAGGCATTCTTGTGAATTTCACAGGAGGTGATATTGGAGCGAGTTTTAATAGAGGGACGGCCCAGAGCCGCGCGAGAGAATTTCTGCGCCAATTTGAACCGGTCTTACCGGGTATTTCTGCTAAATGGAATGGAATAGCGACGCTGGACTACTGGACAGGATACAAATGGACGAACGGCTCTTATTCCTATTATAAAGTGGGCCAATATACCAAATTTGCAGGGATCGAACGTGAAGCAGAGGGGCAATGTTATTTCGTGGGTGAGCATACATCCCTTGATTCCCAGGGATATTTAAATGGTGCAGTGGATAGTGCAGAGCTTGTAGCAACGGCGCTCATAAAGAAATTGAAAGCGAGAGTTATGGCGTAA
- the tatA gene encoding twin-arginine translocase TatA/TatE family subunit, whose product MLSNIGPAGLILIIIIALIVFGPKKLPEIGRAFGQTLKEFKKSTRELTLDDDHDHDQKPKLLKGSK is encoded by the coding sequence ATGTTAAGCAACATTGGCCCGGCAGGCCTTATCTTAATTATTATTATCGCGTTGATTGTCTTTGGTCCTAAGAAGTTGCCAGAGATTGGACGTGCTTTCGGACAAACGCTGAAAGAGTTCAAAAAGTCGACTCGTGAGTTGACACTGGATGATGACCATGATCATGATCAAAAGCCCAAACTTCTGAAGGGAAGCAAATAA
- a CDS encoding response regulator transcription factor, whose amino-acid sequence MARITIVEDDSLMREELMDILQKAGYEVVAIADFHDIVAQIATLAPDLVLLDINLPEQSGFEICKSLKSKGIGPILILTSRDKLQDELHGLNLGADDYLTKPCNRDRLLARIQNLLRRFEGQPGLIDGGSFSLDPNTFTLYKGSQSLLLSANEGRILLTLVQHRPEIVSKSTLSELLWGTDQYIDENALQVNLTRLRKTLRQLNLENQIETIRGQGYRLRGR is encoded by the coding sequence GTGGCGAGGATTACAATTGTTGAAGATGATTCATTGATGAGAGAAGAGTTAATGGATATATTGCAAAAAGCTGGTTATGAAGTGGTAGCAATTGCAGACTTCCATGATATAGTTGCTCAAATAGCCACTTTGGCACCAGACTTAGTCTTATTAGACATCAATTTACCAGAACAATCAGGATTTGAAATTTGCAAAAGTCTAAAATCAAAAGGAATTGGTCCAATATTGATTCTTACATCTAGAGATAAGTTACAGGATGAATTACATGGTCTTAATTTAGGTGCAGATGATTATCTCACAAAACCATGTAATCGAGATAGATTGTTGGCGCGCATTCAGAACCTGCTAAGAAGATTTGAAGGACAACCAGGCTTGATAGATGGCGGCAGTTTTTCACTAGACCCAAATACCTTTACTTTGTATAAGGGATCTCAATCGTTATTATTATCAGCTAATGAAGGAAGAATTTTATTGACTTTAGTGCAGCATAGACCTGAGATTGTATCCAAGTCTACATTAAGTGAACTTTTATGGGGAACAGACCAATATATAGACGAAAATGCACTTCAAGTAAATCTGACTCGCTTGCGAAAAACACTACGACAGTTAAACTTGGAGAATCAAATTGAGACGATAAGGGGTCAAGGTTATCGACTTAGGGGTAGGTGA
- a CDS encoding sensor histidine kinase — protein MKWIKQIYDCFHAYKQWFLILITTDLLFIFLAWLAYPETFKVLVGLMIVFTLAMISLSVFIIIRKQKIIEAAFQDFLLEANETNEEILCQVSPKTYWPFIRRMGSVIRSYQAELNEQVTQLTDYENYIEGWVHEIKKPLSLMTLVLDNRSDEMSPLFRQRMLHIRDQMFGDVGRILYFARLGATHKDYIFESINLLAFCKQTIEDHQTLLDESGFQIQFIGEEMEILSDRKGLAFILEQIIANSTKHVAQNQDHPILEFETVYDKVSDQTILHIRDNGPGVSEEDLPFIFDKGFTGGRGTYTRQATGMGLFLVSKMAYDLAIQLDAKSELGSGLTISLIFPHVKQ, from the coding sequence ATGAAATGGATAAAGCAAATCTATGATTGTTTTCATGCTTATAAACAATGGTTTCTTATTTTAATTACTACAGATCTTCTATTTATCTTTTTAGCTTGGTTGGCTTACCCAGAAACCTTTAAGGTGTTAGTAGGACTCATGATTGTTTTTACGCTAGCAATGATATCGTTGTCTGTATTCATTATCATTAGGAAGCAAAAAATAATCGAAGCTGCGTTTCAAGATTTTTTATTAGAGGCGAATGAGACGAACGAAGAAATATTATGTCAAGTATCTCCTAAGACATATTGGCCGTTTATCCGTAGAATGGGGAGCGTCATAAGATCATATCAGGCGGAACTTAATGAGCAAGTTACCCAGTTGACCGATTATGAAAACTATATAGAAGGATGGGTTCATGAAATTAAAAAGCCTCTGTCATTGATGACATTGGTATTAGATAACCGTAGTGATGAAATGTCTCCCCTTTTTAGACAGCGTATGCTTCATATTAGAGATCAAATGTTTGGAGACGTAGGGCGAATTTTGTATTTTGCAAGACTAGGAGCTACTCATAAAGATTATATTTTTGAGTCTATAAACTTACTCGCATTTTGTAAACAGACAATTGAAGACCATCAAACACTACTAGATGAATCCGGTTTTCAAATACAGTTTATAGGTGAAGAGATGGAAATTTTATCTGACCGAAAAGGGTTAGCTTTTATATTAGAACAAATAATCGCTAATAGTACGAAACACGTTGCACAGAATCAGGATCATCCCATTTTGGAGTTTGAAACGGTTTATGACAAAGTGAGTGATCAAACCATTTTACATATTCGTGATAATGGACCTGGTGTATCTGAAGAAGATTTACCATTTATTTTTGATAAGGGCTTTACTGGAGGGCGAGGTACTTATACAAGGCAAGCAACGGGGATGGGACTCTTTTTAGTAAGCAAGATGGCTTATGATTTAGCCATTCAGTTGGATGCAAAATCAGAGCTTGGTTCAGGGCTGACCATATCACTAATCTTTCCGCATGTGAAACAATAA
- a CDS encoding ABC transporter permease, whose translation MFSRLIYRNAKRNRKENLIYFATLVTAIASFYIILSLGRQDVILFLKEFENDSIDKLLAQMPIVYLFALFLLFFLILFANRYQLNRRSKEFGLYLLLGMRKKRLVLQLLAEGFITSILALIGGILIGGFLAEIISLTVSKLVGQGIIGHQISLSVGAIFFTIIGFLFIQFIALVILGGRLFNQEIHQLLYEQMDKKQDMGHFKGNVLNMLIGSVLLGVAYWIVLYRFMDFAGLLLFVALVLGSLGTILFMRGFGKLLGLLASLFKYKSTKGLHTFTLRQFQENVANRSTSVAVTSILITLSIILIADGASTFIGLESVFTRGSSLYDFTVNGDKQKVKQFLTSEKMVPYVEDLNLLEIGKMKYKDERGEDDFPLSLVDWSELREQIIMALPSNYKEQILSGEMQSYSFSSKNPEVLNLLGALETDTTTPYLIPESSYNGLLGAIGKKPLNLRSDEIALYFNPDFMPMDNLESMPVLDTILEKAAKEGQNLMSINDQAIYIHPSIPMRGLVADRSVPIFSAFIVPDHMFEQLLNTETYVSYWNFRIPQKLQDQQGLMKPMMEARDLLKPSGFKFESYLQNFGRKLFYVVAGSYATLYMGFLFLIIACTVLALQFLTQMKQTGQRYVTLSMLGAKRNQMKKSMHRQVLLTFLLPISLACVSGAVGIRAMISFVIIHIEDKALLYPIALTFACIVIVILVIYGVAVARSADHEIDKLRWKPNID comes from the coding sequence ATGTTCTCTAGGCTGATTTATCGTAATGCGAAACGAAATCGTAAGGAGAATTTAATTTACTTTGCAACACTTGTAACAGCAATAGCGTCGTTTTATATCATTCTTTCACTTGGTAGACAAGATGTTATTTTATTCTTAAAGGAGTTTGAAAATGATTCGATCGATAAACTTTTAGCTCAAATGCCAATTGTGTATCTATTTGCGTTATTTTTATTGTTTTTCTTGATTTTATTTGCTAATCGGTACCAATTAAATCGAAGGAGTAAAGAGTTTGGACTCTATCTCTTGTTAGGAATGCGTAAGAAACGCCTTGTTCTTCAACTCTTAGCAGAGGGGTTCATTACTTCTATTTTGGCACTCATTGGAGGCATCTTAATTGGCGGATTTTTAGCAGAAATAATCAGTTTGACGGTTTCTAAACTAGTCGGACAAGGAATTATCGGTCATCAAATAAGCTTGTCGGTAGGTGCGATTTTCTTTACCATAATCGGTTTTTTATTCATTCAGTTTATAGCACTAGTCATTCTTGGTGGAAGATTATTTAATCAAGAAATACATCAATTACTTTATGAGCAAATGGATAAGAAACAAGATATGGGGCATTTTAAAGGCAACGTACTCAATATGTTAATAGGTTCTGTCTTATTAGGTGTTGCATATTGGATTGTTTTATATCGTTTTATGGATTTTGCAGGACTGCTTCTGTTTGTGGCATTGGTTCTCGGAAGTTTAGGAACGATCCTTTTTATGAGGGGATTTGGGAAATTACTAGGCTTATTGGCAAGCTTGTTTAAATATAAATCTACTAAAGGTCTACACACATTTACATTAAGGCAGTTTCAAGAGAACGTAGCCAATAGATCTACTTCTGTTGCAGTAACATCTATTCTAATCACATTGTCTATCATTTTGATAGCAGATGGTGCTTCAACTTTTATAGGTTTAGAAAGTGTTTTTACTAGGGGTTCCTCGTTATATGATTTTACTGTTAATGGGGATAAACAAAAGGTTAAGCAATTTCTTACTTCAGAAAAAATGGTACCCTATGTAGAGGACTTAAATCTATTAGAAATTGGGAAAATGAAATACAAGGATGAACGTGGGGAAGACGACTTCCCTTTGTCGTTAGTAGACTGGTCTGAATTAAGAGAGCAAATTATTATGGCTCTGCCAAGCAACTATAAAGAGCAAATTTTATCTGGAGAAATGCAGAGTTACAGTTTCAGTTCGAAAAACCCTGAAGTACTGAATCTGTTGGGGGCCCTAGAGACGGATACAACAACACCTTACCTCATTCCTGAATCATCTTATAATGGTCTTTTAGGAGCTATAGGAAAGAAACCGTTGAACCTACGCTCAGATGAAATTGCTTTATACTTTAATCCAGATTTTATGCCTATGGATAATCTAGAAAGCATGCCTGTACTAGATACTATTCTTGAAAAGGCTGCAAAAGAAGGGCAAAATTTGATGAGCATTAATGATCAGGCAATATATATACACCCATCAATTCCAATGAGAGGATTAGTAGCAGACCGTTCAGTACCAATTTTTTCAGCATTTATCGTCCCTGATCATATGTTTGAACAATTATTAAATACGGAAACCTATGTGTCATATTGGAATTTTCGAATCCCACAAAAGCTGCAAGATCAACAAGGTTTAATGAAACCAATGATGGAGGCTAGAGATTTATTAAAACCTTCAGGCTTCAAGTTTGAAAGTTATTTACAAAACTTTGGACGTAAACTTTTCTATGTTGTTGCTGGAAGTTATGCGACGCTATATATGGGATTCTTATTTTTGATTATTGCTTGTACGGTATTAGCTTTACAATTTTTGACACAGATGAAGCAGACCGGACAACGCTATGTAACGCTTTCTATGTTGGGGGCAAAACGTAATCAAATGAAAAAATCTATGCATAGACAGGTGTTGTTGACCTTTCTGTTACCTATATCTCTTGCATGTGTGAGTGGAGCTGTTGGTATAAGGGCTATGATTTCATTTGTTATTATTCACATCGAAGACAAAGCGTTACTTTATCCTATTGCCCTTACCTTTGCATGTATTGTAATCGTAATTTTGGTGATTTATGGAGTAGCAGTTGCCCGTTCAGCAGATCATGAGATAGATAAATTGCGGTGGAAACCAAATATAGATTAA
- a CDS encoding iron-containing alcohol dehydrogenase, which translates to MIWDFQFNLPTRIEFGIGKVKELGRRIRELGGNRVLVVTDKGLVEHGVAGKVLAVLEQEKLDYVVYDETKPNPRDVDCIAAYGLAQGKEIDFIVGLGGGSSMDTAKAVGTLLSHGGELSDWYGLNTLKKPITPLICLPTTAGTGSEITFFSVITDTVTQLKMNIVDVHVAPRIALLDPELTLTLPPSVTASTGMDALTHAIEAYTCTIAEPITDGLALHAIDLIVEHLPTAVQNGNHLIARKNMLAASLIAGIAFGNSDVGGVHCMAEAMGGLYDTPHGVANSILLPYVFEYNIPSNPQKHAVVAQRLGARKEGKSTEELAYEGVRLLKQLAETVGIPKMKELGYVNPKDFPYLAEGAIHNVSAPSNPRKASQEDYIRLFEKAYDESGVCI; encoded by the coding sequence ATGATATGGGATTTTCAATTTAATCTACCGACACGTATTGAATTTGGTATAGGAAAAGTGAAAGAACTGGGACGAAGAATCCGCGAGCTCGGAGGCAACAGAGTACTTGTCGTTACAGATAAAGGACTGGTGGAGCATGGGGTCGCCGGAAAAGTATTGGCCGTGCTGGAACAGGAGAAACTGGACTATGTCGTATATGATGAGACCAAACCGAATCCACGGGATGTAGATTGTATAGCGGCATATGGACTTGCCCAGGGGAAGGAAATTGATTTCATTGTTGGGCTTGGCGGAGGAAGTTCCATGGACACGGCTAAAGCAGTAGGAACGTTACTAAGCCATGGTGGCGAATTGAGTGATTGGTACGGATTAAATACACTCAAAAAACCAATTACCCCCCTTATTTGTTTGCCTACTACTGCAGGAACAGGGAGTGAAATCACATTCTTCTCTGTTATTACTGATACCGTCACCCAGCTTAAAATGAACATTGTTGATGTGCACGTAGCTCCGCGTATTGCCTTGTTAGACCCAGAGCTAACGCTAACCTTGCCGCCGTCCGTAACTGCCTCTACGGGGATGGATGCACTTACGCATGCGATCGAAGCATATACGTGTACCATTGCTGAACCGATTACAGACGGTCTCGCCTTGCATGCGATCGATTTGATTGTAGAGCATCTTCCAACTGCCGTACAAAACGGAAACCATCTTATTGCAAGAAAAAATATGCTGGCAGCCAGCCTGATTGCCGGTATCGCGTTCGGAAATTCGGATGTAGGTGGAGTCCATTGTATGGCCGAAGCGATGGGAGGGTTGTATGATACGCCGCATGGGGTAGCAAACTCTATTCTTCTTCCTTATGTATTTGAGTACAACATTCCGTCTAATCCGCAGAAGCATGCGGTTGTAGCCCAACGTCTTGGAGCGAGGAAAGAAGGGAAATCAACAGAGGAATTAGCATATGAAGGTGTTCGACTCCTGAAGCAGCTCGCCGAAACAGTCGGAATACCAAAGATGAAAGAGCTTGGCTATGTCAATCCGAAAGACTTCCCTTATCTAGCTGAAGGAGCGATACACAATGTGTCAGCCCCTAGCAATCCGCGCAAAGCCTCACAGGAAGATTATATCCGGTTATTTGAGAAAGCATATGATGAATCTGGTGTTTGTATATAA